One genomic segment of Candidatus Binatia bacterium includes these proteins:
- a CDS encoding carboxymuconolactone decarboxylase family protein — translation MARLPYVDPTTAPERVRETLAGLAVPLNIFYMMAHAETNLRSLLRLGGTILSKQQLSDRLRELAILRIA, via the coding sequence ATGGCACGACTTCCGTACGTCGATCCCACCACCGCACCCGAGCGTGTGCGCGAAACACTCGCCGGCCTGGCGGTACCGCTGAACATCTTCTACATGATGGCCCACGCTGAAACCAACCTGCGATCGTTGCTGCGCCTGGGTGGCACCATCCTTTCGAAGCAGCAGCTCAGCGATCGTCTGCGCGAGCTGGCTATTCTCCGCATCGCCA
- a CDS encoding HEAT repeat domain-containing protein: protein MGARLLLLTLGVVLPFVGKASAQISSNQMRQRYDKNTKGASIDDFVKRLRSDDPAVRLEAVKSLGASKDNKAVEYLMQAMGDSDVRVQVKAIEMLGDMRATDATPVLVQYLFLRTTDGNMKQLILASLGKIGDTRAARPLMEFLQRDLDPATRGTAIFALGEIGSLESVDTLTNIAQADKDQTVRRLASEAKSKVEQHQAVIKNQVKGPSENFLEPKGPPQAPQ from the coding sequence GTGGGAGCACGGCTCCTTCTCCTGACCCTGGGGGTGGTGCTGCCGTTCGTCGGTAAGGCCTCGGCACAGATCAGCAGCAATCAGATGCGCCAGCGGTACGACAAGAACACCAAAGGGGCCAGTATCGACGATTTCGTGAAACGGTTGAGAAGCGACGATCCGGCCGTGCGTTTGGAGGCGGTGAAATCACTCGGCGCGTCGAAGGACAACAAGGCAGTCGAATACCTCATGCAGGCCATGGGTGACTCGGACGTGCGGGTGCAGGTGAAGGCGATTGAGATGCTCGGTGACATGCGAGCCACCGACGCCACCCCAGTGCTGGTGCAGTACCTGTTTCTGCGCACCACCGATGGGAACATGAAACAGCTGATCTTGGCGTCGCTCGGAAAAATCGGCGACACGCGCGCGGCACGGCCGCTGATGGAGTTTTTGCAGCGCGATCTCGATCCGGCAACGCGGGGCACGGCGATCTTCGCGCTCGGAGAGATCGGCTCCCTCGAGTCGGTGGATACTTTGACGAATATCGCGCAGGCGGACAAGGACCAGACCGTGCGCCGTCTGGCGAGCGAAGCCAAGAGCAAAGTCGAGCAGCACCAAGCGGTGATCAAGAACCAGGTAAAGGGTCCGTCCGAGAACTTTCTCGAACCCAAAGGCCCGCCGCAAGCGCCGCAGTAG